The Candidatus Denitrolinea symbiosum DNA window CTGTGCCCGTTTTGTCGAAGGCGATGGCTTTGAGGCGACCGAGATTTTCGAGATGCGCGCCACCCTTGACCAGAACACCATTGCGCGCGGCTTGCGCCACACCCGCGAGAATGGTGGCAGGTGTGCCAAGCGCCAGGGCGCAAGGTGACGCGGCGACAAGGAGAGTCATCGCACGCAGGAATGATTCGCGGAACGGAAAGCCGAACAACGGCGGAAGGACGATGACCAATGCAGTGAGAATCAAAACCGCAGGGACAAAGACCCGTTCGAATTTTTCAACGGTTTGTTGGGTGGGCGATTTTTGCGCTTGTGCCTCTTCCACCATTTTCATCACGCGTGAGAGGGTGGAGTCTTTGGCAAGCCGTGTGACTTTTACTTCCAGAGCGCCTTCACCGTTGACCGTACTGGCAAATACCTGATCGCCAGCGACTTTATCCACGGGAAGGGATTCACCTGTAACGGAAGATTGGTCAACGCCAGAATTTCCGTTGAGGATGATTCCATCCACGGGAATGCGCACGCCAGGACGGACGATGACAACATCGTCAAGTTGCAAAGACTCAACGGGAAGTTCTTGTTCTTTACCGTCGCGTTTCACAAGAGCAGTCTTGGGCGCGAGGTCAGCGAGAGCACGGACAGCGCGGCGGGCACGGTCGAGGGCACGTTCTTCGAGGGCATGACCAAGACTAAAGAGGAACAGCAACAATGCGCCTTCGGCAAACTCGCCGAGGAACGCCGCGCCGAGCGCCGCCATGACCATCAGCAGATCGGTATCGAAATGTCTTTCCTTGATGGCGTGCCAGGCGTGTTGTGAAATATCCCAACCACCGAAGATGTAGGCGGTGATGTATAGGACTGTCGCGGCAATGACGGGCAATCCAAAGAAGGTTTGACCGAGCCAGCCAATCAGCACCAGCAATCCCGCCGTCAGACTGAATACGATTTCACGATTTTCCTTGTACCAACTTCGCAATCCTTCCACAGGGATTTCATATCCAAGCGAACGGACGCGCTTCTCAATGGCAGGGCGGTCTATCTTTTGCTTGTCATATTCCACGCGCAGGTTTTGTGCGGCGTAGTTGACGTTTACTGCCAGCACGCCATCCATGCGCGCAAGACCATGCTCGATAACGGTTACACAGTCTGAACAGTCCATGCCTTCGATGGGAGTGGACAGGTGGTGATAACGGTTGGCGATCCCTGCGCCCGCGCGTTCCGCCATGCGGCGCACCTGGTCGATGTTAAGTAAATTTGGGTCGTAATGCAGGCACAGGTCAACAGGCGATTTCTCGCGTTCCAGATGGGCGCGAAAAATGCCTTTTCGATTCTGCAACGAGGCTTCAAGACGGTTGAGGCATTCATCCTGCTCATCCTTTACATCAGGCAAAAGCAGGGGTATTTCCAATTCGATTGTTTTTTCCATGAGACAGGTCCTTATCAAATATCGGGTACAGGCAATGGTTAATAGCCCTCGCCTTGAACAGGCAGGGCAACAGGCAGAAAAGTCGAAACTACATTGTTGGCGGGTGGGTAATATTTTCGCGCAAACACCAGGGGATCGTCTGATCTGGCGTCGGCAGAAGGGAAACATTGGGTTTGTTTTGTGAGGGTTTGGGTTGTTCTGGCAGCAGAATCCCCGCATGAATGACACAGACCGACTCGCTGGAAGCGTGAGCCGTGATTTTTGCTGTGTTCACCCAATGCCCCACCATCCCGAACAGGATGAGGAGGAGTAGGAGTGTTAGCAGCACTCGTTGAACAGTGTTCTTCATATCAGCCATGTAGGACGTGGTCGAGACCGCGTTTGAACAATTCGATCACATGATCATCATCGAGACAGACAAAGACGTTACGCCCCTGTTTACGGGTGCGGATGAGTCGCTTGTCGCGCAGTCCGCGCAATTGGTGCGAGACAGCAGACTTTGTTAACCCCAGACTCTCCACCAGGTCGCCGACACCAACCTCCCCATCGAGTAAAGCGCTGATAATGAGAATGCGTGTTGGGTCGCTTAAAGAATCGAACAGAGTAGCAAGGTCGGATGCAATTTCTGGTGTGACAGTGGTCTTAGGCATGGTTGTATCCGCTGGAACGATCAATAGAAAAACGGCACATAGCGCTTCGTTCGTTTTTTATATTCGCGATATTCTTCCCCGTGGACTGAGGACAAATAATCCTCTTCACAGCGAACTTGAATTTCCAGGAAAAGAATGAACAGGATATTCAATAAAAAGATTGTCCAGGTGGGCCAGATCAACCAGACGCCAATATTCAGAAGAAAGAGCCCGAGGTACGTTGGATTCCGTATTACTGCATACAATCCAGTTGTGATCAGCTCGGTCTTTACAATTTCGTCTATTCCCACTCGCCAGGCTGCTCCCATTTTTATCTGGGCGTACAGGCAAAACGACAAGCCAATTAGACCAACAATAAAACCTGTCACATCAACTGCCATAGAGGATAGCGCTTGATAACGACTGAACAAGGATCCCACTTGGATATTGACCGCATGAAGCAGGATCATGATCGCCGCATACGCCGTCAGGATTTTCGTAAAACGGTTCATGAATTGCTGGATGTTGGATGTAGATTCTCCCATCACATCGGGGTCGATGCCCGTTGATCTTTTTTGTTGTAACTTTTTGACCTTCCAAAGAAGCATATAAAGTAGGAACAACGCTATAACAAATATTGTATCGAGCATGATTTTATTTCCGTCAGTGGTTTCAAAATAGTTGAACGATTGCTCAACTATTCAATAGTACTCCAGCCTGCTGGATTTGTCAAGATGAATGGCAAAACTACCGTCAAAATAACAATCCTGTAGAAAGACGCAGAACTATTATTTTGAGGGAGTAATAGCAGGAATTCGAACTGTGCTCTCAAAGCAGGCAGACATTTTGCATTGAACGAAAGTTTTCTGGACTAATGACATTAAGTGATCAAACCACAGTCTTGACAATGCAAAAAATCATCTGGCTTTAACCCAGATCCTGCTCGCGCAGGTTATTTTAAACTATTCATCCGTCGTCCATTTAAGCTGGAATTCCACCTCCTCAGAGGTTGCACCGCGTTCATGCTCAATATTGATGATGGCAGTGGCGGGGATGGAGACACGCTCCCCTGCCACTTGCATCTGAAACATCCGCCCTTGCTCGATACAGTCAGCCAGCCGCCGCAGTTTTTTGACAAACTGTTTCACGGGATAGTTCTTCTCGATGTCTCGTTTGTGTCTTTTCTTTTGCTTTGCCATTTGTAGTCTCTGTTATTCTTGATTATGTAGTTTCGACTGCCACCTCAGTGCCCGCGCAAAGATATATTTCATCCAAAAATATCCGCAGGCAAGAAGCATAAGAATATCCATGAGGAAGAACATGAGGTGAAGCTTCATTTTTTCTCCTTTATTCTTCGTTTATACGGATAGGCGGTAAAACTTGGGACACGCTACTCCATTGCGCCAAACCAGCCCTTTCGTTCCATCCACTTGACCAGTTCCAGCACTGGCATAACGGTTACTGCGAGTCCCAGCACGATAAGCCAATCCACCAGAGGCAGATAGTAGGTGTCGAAGGCATCGTGGAGGAAAGGCACATAGATGAGAACGATTAAAAGCATGACTTCCCACAGGATTGCCCGATTCAACCACTTGTTGGCAAAAGGTTTCAGAAATACCGAATTCCGGTCAGAGCGGAAGTTGTAAGCTTTGAAAAATTGGATTAGCACCAGTGAGACGAAAGTCATCGTCATGGCTTCTTCGATACTCCGTCCGGAGTTCGTAGCCCAGACAAACAACCCCAGGTTGATGAGAGTTGACCACAAGCCGCCTGTCACCATGAGCGAGACGACTGGGCGGGTGAAAATGCCTGTGCGCGGGTTGCGCGGGTTGCGTTTCATCAAACCTTTTTCCGCCGGGTCAACAGCGAGCGCCAGGGCGGGCAGGCCATCCGTCGCCAGGTTGACGTAAAGTATTTGCACGGCGGTCAACGGCAGGGGTAAGCCAAGTAATGTAGCTCCGGTCATCAAGCCAATTTCACCAATGTTAGAGGAAAGCAGGTACATCAGGTATTTCTTGATGTTGTCGAATACCCCGCGCCCTTCCTCCACCGCCGCCACAATCGAGGCAAAGTTATCGTCGGTCAACATCATCGCGGCGGCTTCCTTGGTCACATCGGTGCCGGTGATGCCCATCGCAATTCCAATGTCGGCTTTCTTAAGCGATGGCGCGTCGTTCACACCGTCGCCGGTCATTGCCACGATGTGATCATTCGCTTGCAATGCCGTCACAACACGCAGTTTATGAGCCGGGGATACGCGTGCGTATATATCAATCGTCTCGACCTCACGCTGGAACTGTTCATCGCTCATCGCCTCAAGTTCCGTGCCAGTCACTACCCGTCCAGTTTTAAGTAGCCCCAGTTCACGCGCCACTGCTTGCGCCGTTACGGGATGATCGCCGGTAATCATGACCGTTCGAATGCCGGCTTGTTCGCAAATTGCAATCGCATTTTTGACTTCGGGGCGCGGCGGATCGATCATGCCTGCCAGTCCTAAAAATGTCATGCCTGTTTGTGCTGTTTCAAGTGTGGCATCTGGCTTTGTTGAAATTGCGATCACGCGTAGTGCCTGGCTTGCCATCTCATGCGCTATCGACAGAGCTTGTTTTCGCCCCTCGTGATCAAACGGTTTCACGCCATCGGCGGTCAGGTGCCAATCACAGCTTTCCAAAATCATTTCCGGCGCACCCTTGGCATACGCCGTCAGATTCCCATTTGTCTGATGCAAAGTGGTCATGCGTTTTGTTTCGGATGAGAATGGGATTTCCTGCACTCGAGGATATTCAGAGTCGAGCGACTCTTTCTGCAACCCGGCTTTTGCCGCAGCGACCACCAACGCCCCTTCAGTTGGGTCGCCCTTAATATTCCATTCACTACCCGATTCATTTTCAGCATCACTGATCAGGTGTGTGTCCGATGCCAGCGTGGCGGCGGTCAATAGTTTTTGCAGACCAGTTGTCGGCGCGATGGACCCGCTTCCGTTAAGTGAAAATTCGCCGACGGGTGAGTATCCCGCCCCCGAAACGCTGAACAACTGTCCAGCGGCGAAAATTTTCCGCACAGTCATTTCATCCTTGGTCAATGTGCCGGTCTTATCCGAACAAATCACCGAGGTGCTTCCGAGAGTTTCCACGGCAGGCAGGCGGCGGATGAGCGCGTTGCGCTTGACCATTTTTTGCACGCCGATTGCCAGCGAAATGGTGACGACGGCGGGCAAGGCTTCGGGCACGACTGCCACCGCCAGCGCAATGCCGAAGATGAGCATCTCGACGAAGGGCTGTCCGCGGAACAATCCCAGCGCAACGATGATGGCAACCACCACGAAAGCCGCACGCGCCAGTGCCGTACCGACCTTATCTAAATTGTGCTGGAGCGGAGTCTTGCCGGTCTCGACGGTTTGCAGGAGTTGGGCGATCTTGCCGAACTCGGTTTGCATTCCCGTGGCGACAACCAAAGCCTTGCCGCGCCCGTAGGTGGCGGCGGTTCCAGCATAAACCATGTTCTTGCGGTCGCCCACAGGTAGGTCGTTGACAGGAAGCGGCTGAATGTGTTTTTCCACTGCCACCGATTCGCCGGTCAACGCGGCTTCTTCAATTTGGAGATTCACCGCTTCGAGCAGACGGGCATCGGCAGGCATGCGGTCACCGGTATGCAGGAGGATCACATCTCCCGGCACCAACTCACGCGCCGGGATTTTGACTTCTGTACCGTCGCGCAAAACGGATGCGGTGGGCGCCGCCATTTGCTTCAACGCTTCAATGGCACGTTCGGCGCGATATTCCTGGATGAATCCCAGTAGAACCGCGAATAACACGATCACCGCTATGACAATGGATTCGATGCCATGCCCGAGGAAAAGTGAGAGCGTTGTTGCACCTAGCAGGATTAAGATAAGCACATTCTTGAACTGATCCAGCAGGATTTCCCAGGGCGAAACACGGTGAGCAGCCTGCAATTCATTTGCGCCATATTTGAGCATTCGCTCAACGACTTCGTTATGGCTCAATCCACTGGATTGGCTTTTGAGTTCAGTAAAGGCTTGTTCGGTGGTCTGGGTATGCCAGAATTTATTTGTTTCCATAACTTTAATTTTTCACTCCTTGATTGGTTTTTCCTGTAAATCTTCCTGTCGAGGGATGCGCGACTTGAAGGTTAAATTATCGAACAGGCAAATCAGTCCCCCCAGTATGGCTAGGAGAATCACACCAATGAAATCTGCCGCAAAGGTAATGATCTCCTCAAACCAGATGACAAAAGTCGTACTGCCAGCTCCAGTGGCAACAGCAGGCTTCCAGAGTTTGCGAAGCCGTGGAAAAAGGGAAACGGGATGTGATTGGTTGGACATGAGATTCTCCTCCGGAATTACAAACGCACAGGAAATAACTGGCTTAACACGCCAGTCGGTTTAATACGCCTTGCGACAACACGTCTCAGCAGTCAGAGATTACTGTCTACTATCTGGATGGGGCGTCCGTTAAGTTATGTGTGTTTAGGAGGGGGAGAAACAGGCAACAAATCGGCGGTTTGAATATCCAGAATCGCTGACCCGTATTTTGAAAAATGCAAACTCGCAATTGATGTGACAACCAGTGTTGCCAAAATATCTTCTTCTAAGTCAACCTGCTCGAAATCAAATTCGGAAACTTCCAACACGGATAGTCCAGCAACGTTGGATATGGGCAGGCTTGCCTGACTGCCTAAACAAAGGCAGAAAGCCAATGTTGCCAAAGTGATACGAAAACAGAGTTGATTAATCATTTTTTGACGCAATCGACAAAACTTCCAAAATAAAAAGACCATCACCAATATGGCGATGGTCTTGCGTTTTCTTTCAGACAGCCGGGAAATCTCTTTCCGTCTTGACGACTGTCCACCCGAAAGAGTCGGGCGCTACTCCCCATCGGAGTAATTACAGTGTAAGGGATTTTGAGGCGAGAGTCAACTGTTTCTGTAAGGGCTTGCACATGACATTTGTCCAGTCAAGACGCATCCAAGTTGTCCAGTTTTATAGGAAGTGTTGGGAAATCGGTAGTGGGTCGCGCTACATGATGAGAAGGCGAAAAAACGCCCACCATCATTTACCCAAACCCACTACCGGGAAATCGTCTACTCGTGATACTCGGGCTGGTATGGAGATATATGTTTCCGCCCTTCGGATAGTATCTGATCAATGGTCATATTCTCATGTTGTTCATCCGCAGGATGGTAGTGAACGTGAACCCGTAGCACATTGGGGAATGTATCGTAGATCAGCTTTTCCACACGGGTTGCGATGGCGTCCCCCTGTTTGACCGTTAGCCTCTCGTCAATTCCAATCGTCAAATTAATAACGACATGGGGACCAAATCGGTGTGCCTGTAATTCCTCCAGTTGCCTGACTTCTTTTAGTTCGCTGAGCAGGGAAAGAATTCGCTTTGCCAACTCCCTGCTTGGTACTGCAGCCATTAACTGAACGGACGATTCACGCAAAATAAATATGCCAGTACGCAAGATGAGCAATGCCACCAGCGCACCTGCCAGTGGGTCCACCCAGGGAAGTCCGCGCTGACCGAGGAAGATGCCCACCGAAGCCGCAGATGCAGACCAGATATCATTGCGATGATCGTAAGCCAGCGCTTCCACAATCGGATTTTGTGTTTCCCTGCCAAGCTTACGAACATAATAGAACAGGAAGGTTTTGATGACAACCGTTCCCAGTGCAACCCATAGTGCATACGGATGAGCACCCAGCGATGTGAGATCGCCATCCATCAGATCCCAGATCTTGTCCACTGAGTCCCAAAAGACCTTGACCGCCGTCCCCACCACAAACGCGCCCACCACCAGAGAGGCAATGCTTTCCAACTGACGATGCCCATAGGGATGTTCATCGTCGGCTGGTTTGTTTGCCAACCGCACGAAGATACTGGCTACTATATAGTAGGCTACATCCGATATGGAATTGATCCCTTCGGCAAGTAGTGCCGGGCTATGACCCAATACACCAACAATGGTCTTGATGGCAGACAGGATGATATTGATTCCCAGTCCAAGATTCACCGCCCAGAGGCTTTTACGATCCCGTTCATGTGGCATAGAGCAATTGTATTATCCCTGGTACCTGGGCACAATGGACGAACATCATATTACCAGGGAGAGGATTTGAGAATCACACCTCTGAACATATGATATGTATGAATAGAAAGCAACGCCATACTGGATGGGATCGATGTTTATGGACATGTTAAGTACTTTTACATTGAATACTAAGTGAATGCCCCTAATAAATGCTTGACAATTCTCCACGCTAAGCTATAATATCATTATATACTGATATGATGATATGAGGAATCATGCTAATCACCTCCACCACTTCCAGCATTGATCTGCAAGCCAAACTCTTTCGTGGCTTTGCCGATCCCTCGCGCTTGGGAATTCTTGATGCTTTACGCAAGGGACCGTTAACCGTAAGCGAAATCGTCGAGGCTACCCGTCTCTCTCAGCCGAATGTCTCAAATCACCTAAGTTGTTTGCGTGATTGTGGATTAGTAGCGGCTGAACAGCAGGGACGTTATGTCACCTACCACTTGAGCGATGATCGCGTGGGTGAACTGCTGGCGCTCACTGAGTCGCTGCTTGCCGATGTCGCGCGCGGTGTCTATGAATGCACACGTTACAACATAAAGGGATCCAAAAATGGCTAACACACAAACCCTCGAAATTCCGATCTCTGGCATGGACTGCGCCGAATGTACCCAGCACGTTCAACACGCCATCGAGAAACTGCCTGGTGTGCAATCCGTGAATGTCTTTCTCGGAACGGAAAAGGCAGTGGTGAAACTCGACCCTGCCCAAGTGGATATTCCCAGGATTCGCTCTGCGGTTCAGGGTGCAGGATATGACGTGCCCGCTTTAGACACCCCGAAAACTGCTCCCGTTTCGATGGGCGATTTCAACCGAAAACTGACCATCATGCTCGTCAGCGTGTTCTCGATCATTCTCAGCGTCGTCATCTTTGGTGAACTACTGGGACTATTCGATTTCCTGAATGAACGCGTCCCCTTCCTGCTTGGTTTTGCGTTAGTGATCGCGGGCGGCTACCCTGTCTTCATGAATGTCATCCGCGCCACGCTCAAACGCCAGATCATCTCGCACACCTTGATGACTCTCGGTGTCATCGCTGCGCTGGTTGTCGGTCAATGGGTCACGGCGGCATTGGTCGTGGTTTTCATGCGCATTGGTGATTACGTGGAAAACTTCACCACGGAAAGTGCTCGTCGCGCAGTCAAGGAATTGACTGCCCTCACTCCGCAAACTGCCCGCGTGGAACGCGATGGAGCGGAAGTGGAAATCCCTGTCCGTGAAGTAAAAGTAGGTGAAACTATTATCGTGCGTCCTGGTGAAAAGATTGCCGTGGACGGTGAAGTCATCAGCGGGCAGGCGACCATTGACCAATCTGCGATCACAGGCGAGTCCATGCCCATCGAAGCGGCGAATGGAACCCATGTCTATGCGGCAACGATTGCCAAATTAGGCAGTCTGCGGATCCGCGCTGAACGGATTGGTTCCGATACGACTTTTGGTCGTGTGATCAAAATGGTGGAGGAAGCGGAAACCCATCGCGCCGATGTGCAACGACTCGCCGATAAATTCAGCGCCTGGTATCTGCCAGTGGTCGCGGTTATTGCCGCGTTGACATTTATTTTCACACGCAATCCCTTATCGACAGCGGCTGTTTTGCTGGTTGCCTGTTCATGTTCCTTCGCGCTGGCAACGCCTGTTGCCATGCTTGCCTCGGTCGGTGCGAGCGCCAAACGTGGATTGCTCATCAAAGGCGGCAAGTATCTTGAATTGCTTGCGCGTGCCGATGTGTTGCTTGTAGATAAAACAGGCACACTCACTCTAGGTCAACCGCAGGTGACAGATGTTGTTCCATTGAATGGACTTTCCCGAACTGAAATCTTAGCGCTTGCCGCATCCGTCGAACGCTATTCTGAACACCCATTAGCGGAAGCCGTGCGTACCCTTGCCCGCAACGAAAATATCGCTCTGGTCGAACCACAGAACTTTGAATCCGTGCCTGGGCATGGCGTGCGCGCCACGATTGACTCGCGCCGTGTTGCTGTGGGTAATCGCCGCATGATTCCTTCTGCAGCATCACTATCCATTGTCAGTGAACTGGAAGCGCAGGGCAAAACGCTGCTCTTCATGGAAAGGGATAACGAACTTGTAGGCATGTTTGCCGCCGCAGATACGTTGCGTAGTGAAGTTCCTGCCGCATTGAAAGAAGTGCGTTCATTGGGCATCCGTCATATCGAATTACTTACTGGCGATAATGAACGGACTGCATCAGCCCTTGCAGATAAACTGGGAGTTTCCTACCGCGCCAACCTTCTGCCCGAACACAAGATTGACATCGTAAAGGAATATCAGGCAAAGGGGCATGTCGTTGTCATGGTTGGCGACGGTGTTAACGATGCGCCCGCGCTGGCTCAGGCGGATATTGGTATTGCAATGGGCGT harbors:
- a CDS encoding cadmium-translocating P-type ATPase, which translates into the protein MEKTIELEIPLLLPDVKDEQDECLNRLEASLQNRKGIFRAHLEREKSPVDLCLHYDPNLLNIDQVRRMAERAGAGIANRYHHLSTPIEGMDCSDCVTVIEHGLARMDGVLAVNVNYAAQNLRVEYDKQKIDRPAIEKRVRSLGYEIPVEGLRSWYKENREIVFSLTAGLLVLIGWLGQTFFGLPVIAATVLYITAYIFGGWDISQHAWHAIKERHFDTDLLMVMAALGAAFLGEFAEGALLLFLFSLGHALEERALDRARRAVRALADLAPKTALVKRDGKEQELPVESLQLDDVVIVRPGVRIPVDGIILNGNSGVDQSSVTGESLPVDKVAGDQVFASTVNGEGALEVKVTRLAKDSTLSRVMKMVEEAQAQKSPTQQTVEKFERVFVPAVLILTALVIVLPPLFGFPFRESFLRAMTLLVAASPCALALGTPATILAGVAQAARNGVLVKGGAHLENLGRLKAIAFDKTGTVTHGKPEVTDVVVFPASGWKEADLLSIAAGAESRSAHPLAQAVVRSAQTQGMPVSVMDEVESLTGRGLRAILNGKTIWIGNQKLMDEAGVTLAADAIQKAQSLQGSGKTLFWVAENNTPIGLIALADTLRQEAASTMSALKKIGVEHTIMLTGDNVRSASAIAAQVGLTDYRADLMPEDKLIVIRDLVKEYGQVAMIGDGVNDAPALANATVGIAMGGAGTDVALETADVALMGDDLSKLPFAVGLGRATRNIIMQNLFISLGVIALLVITSLTGIVSIGIAIIFHEGSTLVVVANALRLLGYKQST
- a CDS encoding transcriptional regulator, ArsR family — its product is MPKTTVTPEIASDLATLFDSLSDPTRILIISALLDGEVGVGDLVESLGLTKSAVSHQLRGLRDKRLIRTRKQGRNVFVCLDDDHVIELFKRGLDHVLHG
- a CDS encoding isoprenylcysteine carboxylmethyltransferase family protein — encoded protein: MLDTIFVIALFLLYMLLWKVKKLQQKRSTGIDPDVMGESTSNIQQFMNRFTKILTAYAAIMILLHAVNIQVGSLFSRYQALSSMAVDVTGFIVGLIGLSFCLYAQIKMGAAWRVGIDEIVKTELITTGLYAVIRNPTYLGLFLLNIGVWLIWPTWTIFLLNILFILFLEIQVRCEEDYLSSVHGEEYREYKKRTKRYVPFFY
- a CDS encoding amphi-Trp domain-containing protein, with the translated sequence MAKQKKRHKRDIEKNYPVKQFVKKLRRLADCIEQGRMFQMQVAGERVSIPATAIINIEHERGATSEEVEFQLKWTTDE
- a CDS encoding cation-translocating P-type ATPase yields the protein METNKFWHTQTTEQAFTELKSQSSGLSHNEVVERMLKYGANELQAAHRVSPWEILLDQFKNVLILILLGATTLSLFLGHGIESIVIAVIVLFAVLLGFIQEYRAERAIEALKQMAAPTASVLRDGTEVKIPARELVPGDVILLHTGDRMPADARLLEAVNLQIEEAALTGESVAVEKHIQPLPVNDLPVGDRKNMVYAGTAATYGRGKALVVATGMQTEFGKIAQLLQTVETGKTPLQHNLDKVGTALARAAFVVVAIIVALGLFRGQPFVEMLIFGIALAVAVVPEALPAVVTISLAIGVQKMVKRNALIRRLPAVETLGSTSVICSDKTGTLTKDEMTVRKIFAAGQLFSVSGAGYSPVGEFSLNGSGSIAPTTGLQKLLTAATLASDTHLISDAENESGSEWNIKGDPTEGALVVAAAKAGLQKESLDSEYPRVQEIPFSSETKRMTTLHQTNGNLTAYAKGAPEMILESCDWHLTADGVKPFDHEGRKQALSIAHEMASQALRVIAISTKPDATLETAQTGMTFLGLAGMIDPPRPEVKNAIAICEQAGIRTVMITGDHPVTAQAVARELGLLKTGRVVTGTELEAMSDEQFQREVETIDIYARVSPAHKLRVVTALQANDHIVAMTGDGVNDAPSLKKADIGIAMGITGTDVTKEAAAMMLTDDNFASIVAAVEEGRGVFDNIKKYLMYLLSSNIGEIGLMTGATLLGLPLPLTAVQILYVNLATDGLPALALAVDPAEKGLMKRNPRNPRTGIFTRPVVSLMVTGGLWSTLINLGLFVWATNSGRSIEEAMTMTFVSLVLIQFFKAYNFRSDRNSVFLKPFANKWLNRAILWEVMLLIVLIYVPFLHDAFDTYYLPLVDWLIVLGLAVTVMPVLELVKWMERKGWFGAME
- a CDS encoding cation transporter; the protein is MPHERDRKSLWAVNLGLGINIILSAIKTIVGVLGHSPALLAEGINSISDVAYYIVASIFVRLANKPADDEHPYGHRQLESIASLVVGAFVVGTAVKVFWDSVDKIWDLMDGDLTSLGAHPYALWVALGTVVIKTFLFYYVRKLGRETQNPIVEALAYDHRNDIWSASAASVGIFLGQRGLPWVDPLAGALVALLILRTGIFILRESSVQLMAAVPSRELAKRILSLLSELKEVRQLEELQAHRFGPHVVINLTIGIDERLTVKQGDAIATRVEKLIYDTFPNVLRVHVHYHPADEQHENMTIDQILSEGRKHISPYQPEYHE
- a CDS encoding transcriptional regulator, translated to MLITSTTSSIDLQAKLFRGFADPSRLGILDALRKGPLTVSEIVEATRLSQPNVSNHLSCLRDCGLVAAEQQGRYVTYHLSDDRVGELLALTESLLADVARGVYECTRYNIKGSKNG
- a CDS encoding cadmium-translocating P-type ATPase, translated to MANTQTLEIPISGMDCAECTQHVQHAIEKLPGVQSVNVFLGTEKAVVKLDPAQVDIPRIRSAVQGAGYDVPALDTPKTAPVSMGDFNRKLTIMLVSVFSIILSVVIFGELLGLFDFLNERVPFLLGFALVIAGGYPVFMNVIRATLKRQIISHTLMTLGVIAALVVGQWVTAALVVVFMRIGDYVENFTTESARRAVKELTALTPQTARVERDGAEVEIPVREVKVGETIIVRPGEKIAVDGEVISGQATIDQSAITGESMPIEAANGTHVYAATIAKLGSLRIRAERIGSDTTFGRVIKMVEEAETHRADVQRLADKFSAWYLPVVAVIAALTFIFTRNPLSTAAVLLVACSCSFALATPVAMLASVGASAKRGLLIKGGKYLELLARADVLLVDKTGTLTLGQPQVTDVVPLNGLSRTEILALAASVERYSEHPLAEAVRTLARNENIALVEPQNFESVPGHGVRATIDSRRVAVGNRRMIPSAASLSIVSELEAQGKTLLFMERDNELVGMFAAADTLRSEVPAALKEVRSLGIRHIELLTGDNERTASALADKLGVSYRANLLPEHKIDIVKEYQAKGHVVVMVGDGVNDAPALAQADIGIAMGVAGTDVAIEAAHIALMREDWNLVPDVLKIAQRTMRVVKTNLLFTTAYNIIGLTLAAFGFLPPVLAAAAQSLPDIGIMGNSARLLRQK